In Niveispirillum cyanobacteriorum, the following proteins share a genomic window:
- a CDS encoding nucleoside hydrolase, whose translation MARERIIIDTDPGQDDAVAMMLAFASPEEIEVLGVTAVAGNAPLAHTEINARKICELSGRPDVKVFAGCDRPLFLDLHTAPEVHGDTGLDGPDLPPPTMPLQAQHAVDFIIDTLRAEPAGTVTLCPLGPLTNIATALTRAPDIAARIKRIVLMGGAQVEGGNSSPVAEFNIFVDPHAAQIVLKSGIDIVMFSMDVTHQVLTAQRQMDRVRAIPGAVGRVTYEMLDFYRQYDEAKYGTDGGPLHDPCVIAWLIKPDLFQGKQVNVEVETASPLTIGQTVVDRWCITQRPKNVFFMLNADADGFFDLLIERLGRL comes from the coding sequence ATGGCGCGCGAACGCATCATCATCGACACCGATCCCGGCCAGGACGACGCCGTCGCCATGATGCTGGCCTTCGCCTCGCCGGAGGAGATTGAGGTGCTGGGCGTCACGGCGGTGGCCGGCAACGCGCCGCTGGCCCATACCGAGATCAATGCCCGCAAGATCTGTGAGCTGTCGGGAAGGCCTGATGTGAAGGTCTTCGCCGGCTGCGACCGCCCCCTGTTCCTGGACCTGCATACAGCACCCGAGGTACATGGCGATACCGGCCTGGACGGCCCGGACCTGCCTCCGCCGACCATGCCCTTGCAGGCACAGCATGCGGTCGATTTCATCATCGACACCTTGCGCGCCGAACCCGCCGGTACCGTCACGCTCTGCCCGCTGGGGCCGCTGACCAACATCGCCACCGCCCTGACCCGTGCGCCCGACATCGCGGCGCGGATCAAGCGCATCGTGCTGATGGGCGGGGCACAGGTTGAAGGCGGTAACAGCAGCCCCGTGGCCGAATTCAACATCTTCGTCGATCCGCACGCAGCCCAGATCGTCCTGAAATCCGGCATCGATATCGTCATGTTCTCCATGGACGTGACGCATCAGGTCCTGACCGCCCAACGGCAGATGGACCGCGTGCGCGCCATTCCTGGTGCGGTCGGCCGCGTCACTTATGAAATGCTGGATTTCTACCGCCAGTATGACGAGGCCAAATACGGCACCGATGGCGGCCCTCTGCACGATCCCTGCGTTATCGCCTGGCTGATCAAGCCCGACCTGTTCCAGGGCAAGCAGGTCAATGTGGAGGTGGAAACCGCCTCTCCGCTGACCATCGGCCAGACCGTTGTCGACCGCTGGTGCATCACCCAGCGCCCGAAGAACGTGTTCTTCATGCTGAACGCTGATGCGGACGGATTTTTTGATCTGCTGATTGAACGGCTGGGGCGGCTATAG
- a CDS encoding HAD-IB family hydrolase — protein sequence MTRRIAIFDFDGTLVGGDSLLPYLGRVAGRMRSGLVFARAIRAGLMSAGANPDDDLRTRIKAGMLRRALAGVPVSVAQAAAERMRGWQRWYEPTLTALKRHADAGDLVVVATGGLSLYIPILLEGLPVDRILATDMEVRDGVLTGEMQGGNCVRGEKARRVAALLHEAGPFAESHGYGNRPSDLPFLALTSHPTVIPTVPRK from the coding sequence ATGACACGACGCATCGCCATCTTTGATTTCGACGGCACCCTGGTGGGCGGCGACAGCCTGTTGCCCTATCTGGGACGGGTGGCGGGGCGCATGCGTTCCGGCCTGGTCTTTGCCCGCGCCATCCGGGCGGGGTTGATGAGTGCCGGGGCCAATCCCGACGATGATCTGCGCACCCGCATCAAGGCCGGCATGCTGCGCCGAGCGCTGGCCGGCGTGCCGGTGAGCGTGGCGCAAGCCGCAGCGGAGCGGATGCGCGGCTGGCAGCGTTGGTATGAACCCACGCTGACCGCTCTGAAACGCCATGCCGATGCTGGCGATCTGGTCGTGGTGGCCACGGGTGGCCTGTCGCTCTACATCCCCATCCTGCTGGAAGGGCTGCCGGTTGACCGCATCCTGGCCACTGATATGGAGGTGCGGGACGGCGTGTTGACGGGGGAAATGCAGGGCGGGAACTGTGTGCGCGGGGAGAAGGCGCGGCGGGTGGCGGCCCTGCTGCATGAGGCGGGACCGTTTGCGGAGAGCCATGGCTATGGCAACCGCCCGTCCGACCTGCCCTTTCTGGCACTGACGAGCCATCCGACGGTGATTCCCACTGTGCCCAGAAAGTAA
- a CDS encoding metal ABC transporter solute-binding protein, Zn/Mn family, whose translation MTASNAALSRRTVLALAGAGMLSAGLPARAAEKPVFQATTGQVAELLRAVAGDTASISSLMGEGIDPHSYKLTRADTVALMKADAVFHSGLFLEGKMAEMLDKLSASKPVHAAASVLPKDRLIHPDGADGHPDPHVWMDPTLWRLALLGVRDRLSMLYPANAALYAANAAKAATEYEALTAYAGKVLGSVPEQRRVLVTAHDAFSYLGRAYGLSVVGIQGISTESEAGLHRIESMVSLLVDRKIPAVFIETSVSDRNIQALIQGAAAKGHKVAIGGSLYSDAMGAPGTYEGSYVGMIDHNVTTIAQALGGTVPARGFQGRLAAG comes from the coding sequence GTGACCGCGTCCAACGCCGCCCTTTCCCGCCGTACAGTCCTGGCCCTAGCCGGTGCCGGGATGTTGTCAGCTGGCCTTCCGGCGCGGGCGGCGGAAAAGCCGGTGTTTCAGGCGACGACGGGTCAGGTGGCGGAACTGCTGCGCGCCGTAGCCGGCGATACAGCCAGCATCAGCAGCCTGATGGGCGAAGGGATCGACCCGCATTCCTATAAGCTGACGCGCGCCGACACGGTCGCCCTGATGAAGGCTGACGCCGTGTTCCATTCCGGGCTGTTCCTGGAAGGCAAGATGGCCGAAATGCTGGACAAGCTGTCGGCTTCCAAGCCGGTGCATGCGGCGGCCTCTGTCCTGCCCAAGGACCGGTTGATCCATCCCGACGGGGCCGATGGCCATCCCGACCCGCATGTCTGGATGGACCCGACCCTGTGGCGGCTGGCGCTGCTGGGTGTTCGGGACAGGCTGTCCATGCTTTATCCCGCCAATGCAGCGCTATACGCCGCCAACGCGGCTAAGGCAGCCACGGAATATGAGGCGCTGACGGCCTATGCCGGCAAGGTGCTGGGCAGCGTGCCGGAGCAGCGGCGCGTGCTGGTCACGGCCCATGATGCGTTCTCCTATCTGGGCCGGGCCTATGGATTGTCGGTGGTGGGTATCCAGGGGATCAGTACGGAGTCCGAAGCCGGGCTACACCGGATCGAAAGCATGGTGTCCCTGCTGGTCGACCGTAAAATTCCGGCGGTTTTTATTGAGACCTCAGTGTCCGATCGCAATATCCAGGCGTTGATACAGGGAGCGGCGGCCAAGGGGCACAAGGTGGCCATCGGCGGCTCGCTTTATTCCGACGCCATGGGGGCGCCCGGCACTTATGAGGGAAGCTATGTGGGCATGATCGACCACAATGTCACCACCATCGCCCAGGCCCTGGGCGGCACCGTGCCGGCGCGCGGGTTCCAGGGCCGGCTGGCGGCAGGTTGA
- a CDS encoding metal ABC transporter ATP-binding protein: MLQRLLSDNFIPSADAGVGALAVSGLSVAYHQRLVLRDVTWTAPAQGLVAVVGPNGAGKSTFLKAVLGLVPALTGTIEVYGRPLKRQRALIGYVPQRESVDWDFPVSALDVVTMGRYGLIGWGRRITGKHKAAAMQALDRVGMADFAHRQIGQLSGGQQQRVFLARALAQEARLYFMDEPLAGVDAATEQTILAVLRELDADGRTVICVHHDLQTVAETFDHVLMLNGGLVAAGPVREALTEENLRRAYGQRASGLLLGPR; this comes from the coding sequence ATGCTGCAACGGCTATTGAGCGATAATTTCATCCCTAGCGCCGATGCCGGCGTCGGCGCGCTGGCCGTGTCTGGCCTGTCGGTAGCCTATCACCAGCGCCTGGTGCTGCGCGATGTCACCTGGACGGCCCCGGCACAGGGGCTGGTCGCCGTGGTCGGGCCGAACGGGGCCGGCAAGTCCACTTTCCTGAAGGCCGTGCTGGGCCTGGTCCCGGCGCTCACCGGCACGATCGAGGTCTATGGCCGTCCGCTGAAGCGGCAGCGCGCCCTGATCGGCTATGTGCCGCAGCGGGAGAGTGTGGATTGGGACTTCCCGGTCAGCGCGCTGGATGTCGTCACCATGGGGCGTTACGGCCTGATCGGCTGGGGCCGGCGCATCACGGGCAAGCATAAGGCCGCCGCCATGCAGGCGCTGGACCGGGTCGGCATGGCCGATTTCGCCCATCGCCAGATCGGGCAGCTGTCGGGCGGACAGCAGCAGCGTGTGTTCCTGGCCCGCGCCCTGGCGCAGGAGGCACGGCTCTATTTCATGGATGAACCGCTGGCCGGCGTGGATGCCGCCACGGAACAGACCATCCTGGCTGTGTTGCGGGAGTTGGATGCAGACGGGCGCACCGTCATCTGCGTGCATCATGATTTGCAGACGGTGGCCGAAACCTTCGATCATGTGCTGATGCTGAATGGTGGTCTGGTGGCCGCAGGGCCCGTGCGCGAGGCGCTGACCGAGGAGAACCTTCGCCGGGCCTATGGCCAGCGGGCCAGTGGATTGCTGCTGGGTCCGCGCTGA
- a CDS encoding metal ABC transporter permease, with the protein MDMVGHNTLVVLLGATALGMAAGMVGCFMVLRRRALVSDALSHATLPGIVAAFLTGMALGVEGRSLPLLLIGAAISGAVAVATIQAIKRWTRLTEDAAIGAVLSVFFGAGVVLLSVVQELPAANAAGLKGFIFGQTAAMRTGEALGLGALALLAAIMVWLFFKEFRLLAFDEGFARAAGWPTGRIDLALMALVTLVTVVGLQTVGLVLIIALLITPAATARFWTDDLSRMLIIAGGVGAVSGGVGAVLSARFADLPAGAVIVLVATSLFFISLIIAPSRGLLGRSLRRARLRRALMAGELVG; encoded by the coding sequence ATGGATATGGTGGGGCACAACACACTGGTCGTGCTGCTGGGTGCCACTGCCCTGGGCATGGCGGCGGGCATGGTAGGCTGCTTCATGGTGTTGCGCCGCCGCGCCCTGGTCAGCGATGCCCTGTCCCACGCCACCCTGCCCGGCATCGTTGCCGCCTTTCTGACGGGTATGGCGCTGGGGGTGGAGGGGCGGTCCCTGCCCCTGCTGCTGATCGGGGCGGCCATCAGTGGGGCCGTCGCGGTCGCCACGATCCAGGCCATCAAACGCTGGACCCGCCTGACCGAGGATGCGGCCATCGGTGCCGTCCTGTCGGTGTTTTTCGGGGCCGGTGTTGTGCTGCTGTCGGTGGTGCAGGAACTGCCCGCCGCCAATGCGGCCGGTTTGAAGGGTTTCATCTTCGGGCAGACGGCGGCCATGCGGACGGGGGAGGCCTTGGGCCTGGGTGCGCTGGCCCTGCTGGCAGCAATCATGGTCTGGCTGTTCTTTAAGGAGTTTCGCCTGCTGGCCTTTGATGAAGGCTTTGCGCGGGCCGCCGGCTGGCCCACGGGGCGTATTGATCTGGCGCTGATGGCGCTGGTGACCCTGGTGACCGTGGTCGGGTTGCAGACGGTCGGGCTGGTCCTGATCATTGCCCTGCTGATCACGCCCGCCGCCACCGCCCGGTTCTGGACCGATGATCTGTCCCGTATGCTAATCATCGCTGGCGGCGTGGGGGCCGTGTCGGGCGGGGTCGGGGCGGTGCTGTCGGCGCGGTTCGCCGACCTGCCAGCGGGTGCTGTCATCGTCCTCGTCGCCACCAGCCTGTTCTTCATCAGCCTGATCATCGCGCCCTCGCGCGGGCTTCTGGGCCGCAGCCTGCGCCGGGCGCGGTTGCGCCGCGCCTTGATGGCAGGGGAACTGGTGGGATGA
- a CDS encoding metal ABC transporter permease has product MNIDAATFLTVDLPALLAALFACLSCALVGNFLVLRRQALMGDAISHAVLPGIVAGFMVAGTRDTFPMLAGALTAALVAGGMIELVRRLGRVEAGAAMGVVFTGLFALGVVLIEQGPARQVDLDADCVLYGQLEAILWLTPGGWADLADPAIWATLPRQVIQLMAVFALCLAIILIFFKEFTLVSFDPGLADTLGLKSGLVQQGIVVLAALAAIAAFEAVGSILVIAMLICPAATARLYTDRMGPQVALSLLIGGITGIGGYGLGAFGPSLLGYDMAVNAAGSIAVLAGIILGLSILLAPRYGVIARRMRRGLRGALA; this is encoded by the coding sequence ATGAATATCGATGCCGCCACCTTCCTGACGGTTGATCTGCCGGCCCTGTTGGCGGCCTTGTTCGCCTGCCTATCCTGTGCGCTGGTCGGCAATTTCCTGGTGCTGCGGCGGCAAGCGCTGATGGGCGACGCGATCAGCCATGCCGTGCTGCCCGGCATAGTGGCGGGGTTCATGGTGGCCGGCACCCGGGACACGTTCCCCATGCTGGCCGGTGCCCTGACCGCCGCCTTGGTAGCAGGCGGGATGATCGAACTGGTTCGCCGCCTGGGTCGGGTCGAGGCAGGCGCGGCCATGGGCGTGGTCTTTACCGGGCTGTTCGCCCTGGGCGTGGTCCTGATCGAACAGGGGCCGGCGCGGCAGGTCGACCTGGATGCCGATTGTGTTCTGTATGGTCAGCTGGAAGCCATCCTGTGGCTGACCCCCGGCGGCTGGGCCGATCTGGCCGATCCCGCCATCTGGGCCACCCTGCCCCGGCAGGTTATCCAGCTTATGGCCGTGTTCGCCCTGTGTCTGGCCATCATCCTGATCTTCTTTAAGGAATTCACCCTGGTCAGCTTTGATCCCGGTCTGGCCGACACGCTGGGCCTGAAAAGCGGACTGGTGCAGCAGGGAATTGTCGTGCTGGCGGCGCTGGCGGCCATCGCGGCGTTTGAGGCGGTGGGGTCCATCCTGGTCATCGCCATGCTGATCTGCCCCGCCGCCACGGCGCGGCTCTATACCGACCGGATGGGGCCGCAGGTGGCCTTGTCCCTGCTGATCGGGGGGATCACGGGGATTGGCGGCTATGGCCTGGGGGCGTTCGGGCCGTCGCTGCTGGGCTATGACATGGCCGTGAATGCGGCGGGGTCGATTGCCGTGCTGGCGGGGATCATCCTGGGGCTTTCCATTCTGCTGGCCCCACGCTATGGCGTCATCGCGCGCCGGATGCGGCGCGGGCTGCGGGGAGCGTTGGCGTGA
- a CDS encoding Bax inhibitor-1/YccA family protein yields the protein MVNGPYNPYAAGSRTMDQASFDAGLRTHMLRVYNYMCLALAITGGVAFLGSQSEALVAMIFGTPLKWVVMLAPLAFIFFGFRPDRMSASALRTSLIAFSALMGLSMMSIFLVYTGASIARVFFITAAMFAGTSLYGYTTKADLSKMGSFMMMGLIGILIAGLVNIFLASSALQFAISVLGVVIFTGLTAWDTQRIKESYASHWGEEANSRLAVMGALSLYLNFINLFQFLLSLMGQRDE from the coding sequence ATGGTAAACGGACCCTATAATCCGTATGCGGCGGGCAGTCGGACCATGGACCAGGCGTCTTTTGACGCAGGTCTGCGTACCCATATGCTGCGCGTCTATAATTACATGTGCTTGGCGTTGGCAATCACCGGCGGCGTGGCTTTCCTGGGTTCGCAGAGCGAAGCCCTGGTCGCCATGATCTTCGGTACGCCTTTGAAGTGGGTGGTCATGCTGGCCCCCCTCGCCTTCATCTTCTTCGGCTTCCGGCCTGACCGGATGTCCGCGTCCGCCCTGCGGACCAGCCTGATCGCCTTCAGCGCCCTGATGGGCCTGTCGATGATGTCGATCTTCCTGGTCTATACGGGCGCCAGTATCGCCCGCGTGTTCTTCATCACGGCGGCGATGTTCGCGGGCACCAGCCTGTATGGCTACACGACCAAGGCCGACCTGTCGAAGATGGGTAGCTTCATGATGATGGGCCTGATCGGCATCCTCATCGCCGGTCTGGTGAACATCTTCCTGGCGTCCAGCGCGTTGCAGTTCGCCATCTCGGTTCTGGGCGTGGTCATCTTTACGGGCCTGACGGCCTGGGATACTCAGCGGATCAAGGAAAGCTATGCTTCCCACTGGGGTGAAGAGGCCAACAGCCGTCTGGCCGTGATGGGTGCCTTGAGCCTGTATTTGAACTTCATCAACCTGTTCCAGTTCCTGCTGTCCCTGATGGGTCAGCGCGACGAATAA